Below is a window of Candidatus Binataceae bacterium DNA.
CCAGCTCAACGATACGCATCCCGCGCTCGCGGTCCCCGAACTGATGCGGCTGTTCATCGATCAGCACGATCAGTCATGGGAGACGGCGTGGGAAATCACGCGGGCGACCGTCGCCTACACCAACCACACCTTGATGCCCGAAGCGCTCGAGCGCTGGCCGGTCGAACTGCTCGGGCGCGTGGTGCCACGCCATCTCGAGATCATCTACGAGATCAACCGCCGCTTCCTGGCCGAGGCCGCCGAGGTGTGGCCGGACGGCTCCGATCAGGCGAGCCGGATTTCGATTGTCCAGGATGGACATGAGCCCCAGGTCCGCATGGCGCATCTGGCGATCGTCGGCAGCCATTCGATCAACGGGGTTTCCAGACTGCACTCCGAGCTGGTCAAGACGCGCCTCGCGCCGGAGCTGTACCGCCTCTGGCCGGCCCGTTTCAACAACAAGACCAACGGCGTGACTCAGCGGCGATGGCTGCTGATGGCGAATCCGCGCCTCGCGCAGTTGCTGGACGAAACCATCGGGAACGGATGGACGACGGACCTCGAACAGGTCCGCGAACTCGAACGCCTGGCGGACAACGTCGAGTTCCAGGACCGTTTCACGACGATCAAGCGCGCCAACAAGGAACGCCTGGCCGCGCTGGTCCATCGCGGCACCGGCGTGGACGTCGACCCGGCCTCGATCTTCGACGTTCAAGCCAAACGCATCCACGAGTACAAGCGCCAACTGCTGATGGCCCTCGGGATCGTGGACGAGTACCTGGCGCTGGTCGAAGACGGCGTCGAGCCCCTGGTGCCACGGACCTACCTGTTCGCGGGCAAGGCCGCGCCGAACTACTGGACCGCGCAGATGATCATCAAGCTCATCAACAGCCTCGCCGCGGCCATCAACGAAGACCCGCGCACGCGCGGGCTGATAAAGGTCGCGTTCCTGCCGGACTACCGCGTCTCGCTGGCGGAGAAGATCATCCCCGGAGCCGACGTATCCGAACAGATCTCGACCGCAGGCACCGAAGCCTCGGGCACCGGCAACATGAAGTTCGCGATGAACGGCGCGCTGACGATCGGCACCCTGGACGGCGCCAACGTCGAGATCCGCGAGCAAGTCGGCGCTGAGAACATCTTCATTTTCGGCCTGACCGCCGACGTCATCGCGGAGATGCGCGCGGTCGGCTCCTACGATCCGCGGCAATACTACGAAGGCGATCCGTCGCTGCGGCGCGTGCTCGACGCGCTCGCCTCCGACCGCTTCTGTCCGCGCGAACCCGGTTCTTTCAGATGGTTGCCGGAAACGCTTCTCAACCGCGACGAATATTTCGTAGTCGCGGATTTCGCATCGTACGTCGCGACCAAGCGTCGAATCGCCGACGAGTATCTCCAACCCGCGCTCTGGACGCGCAAGGCGATTCTCAACGTCGCGCGCGTAGGCTGTTTTTCCAGCGATCGCACCGTGCGCGAATACGCTCGCGATATCTGGGACCTCAAGCCGGTCTAAGCCCTCTCCCCGCGGCGCCCGGCTCGCGCGGCCGGGTGTCGAGGCGCGCGCTCGCCCGCCTCAGCCTGTGCAAACCGGGCCATCTGGTGTATATGCCAGTCTGAATCGGGCCCGACGCGCCAATCGCGCGGGACGCCGAAGGCCTAACCAACCGCAACGGAGGAAATGGCGGTGAATACTGAAGCCACCGCGGACCTGGTCCTGCCGGTTGACACGATTCGCGATCGCCTGAACCGCGATCCGGAATTTCTCCTAGCGGCACGCTTCTGGTACTGCGATATCCGCTTCTTTATCGGCAAGGATCAGTATTTCATGCGGATCGACAACGGCAAGGTCGATCGTTTTCAGCACGGAAGCCAGGGTTTCGATCCCTACACGATAAATATCGGTGGCCCTCCAGAAGTCTGGAGAAGGATGATGGAGCGGCGGCCGCAGCCTTTCTACCACGACTGGTTCGCGGCTTCGTTCCATCACGACTTCACTTTCGGCGGCGATCTCGAATCGGCT
It encodes the following:
- a CDS encoding glycogen/starch/alpha-glucan phosphorylase, producing the protein MSSSPAPHANGAAPTLIDLIRHHTRFTIAKRRAEMSRRDWFHVTALAVRDLLVERMVATRARFERTGTKKLYYLSLEYLVGRSLENNLLNLGAIEACREFLAVNGIDLQLLFEEEADAGLGNGGLGRLAACLLDSLATLDLPGYAYGINYEFGLFRQGIRDGYQVEQPDNWRRDISPWLITRADEACVVPVYGRIEPASNHRGEYRSLWVDQRTLVGIPADLPISGYGSDAVNFVRLFSATASDEFDLHIFNAGGHLKAVEKKVGVEAISKILYPSDAGEAGRELRLLQEYFFVACAVRDIARRFFGRGEDIHDFPSRVAIQLNDTHPALAVPELMRLFIDQHDQSWETAWEITRATVAYTNHTLMPEALERWPVELLGRVVPRHLEIIYEINRRFLAEAAEVWPDGSDQASRISIVQDGHEPQVRMAHLAIVGSHSINGVSRLHSELVKTRLAPELYRLWPARFNNKTNGVTQRRWLLMANPRLAQLLDETIGNGWTTDLEQVRELERLADNVEFQDRFTTIKRANKERLAALVHRGTGVDVDPASIFDVQAKRIHEYKRQLLMALGIVDEYLALVEDGVEPLVPRTYLFAGKAAPNYWTAQMIIKLINSLAAAINEDPRTRGLIKVAFLPDYRVSLAEKIIPGADVSEQISTAGTEASGTGNMKFAMNGALTIGTLDGANVEIREQVGAENIFIFGLTADVIAEMRAVGSYDPRQYYEGDPSLRRVLDALASDRFCPREPGSFRWLPETLLNRDEYFVVADFASYVATKRRIADEYLQPALWTRKAILNVARVGCFSSDRTVREYARDIWDLKPV